The Staphylococcus sp. 17KM0847 DNA segment TTAACACTTTTGAATATATATAACTTCACCCCTCTTAAACAATTGTCAAAACAACGTTATAAACTTGGTTAATAACGTTAAAAATTTATTTAACGGATTATAATTTGTATTTTTATTCATTTATTAGGTATATTTATTTATTTGAAAAAGCATTGAAACACCTCTTTTTCAAAAGTGTTTCAATGCTTTTTATTATCTATATCATGATATATGTTCGATATTCGGACCATATAACCTCGCCGTATGATCAATCTCTTCTCCAGCAATGCGTTTATCTAAAGTATTTTGCCAACTTTCTGGTGTGAATGATGCATCTTTTAAAGCTTGCATTAACTTAATATCCTTAGAGTGGTTTAACACATCATTCATACGTTGAATTGACCATTCTGGATAAGGTCTTTCTTGTAAAATCAGCTCATCTCCACGTTGAATATAACCTTCCTGAAGCACACGATAATACCAGCCAGTATGACCTGTTTCTTCTAACATCTCAGCAAACTCCAAAATACCTAAACGACGGCTCGGCTTCCAACATGGTCTCCTCGGCTGTGATACTTGTACAACAGCTTCACCTATTTGATAAATATCTCCTATACATACAGACGTCTCATTCATATGACGAACCGCAATATTCTCTCCATTACTACCCACTGGAATATTTTGATGATACTTGTGACTAAATGCTGTATAATGATCCGCACAATACGCAAAAAGCGCTTTTTCTGTTCCACCATGAAAACGTGTATCTGCCACATTGTCACCGTGTAATCCATCTTTAGCAAGCCAAACAGATTGATCCGTTGCTTGCTTAAAGGCAGCCGTTGTCCATGGTTGTTGTAATGGATGCGTTGCCGCTTCATCTCCTATTTGTCGGACCCCTCCAATATATAATGTATCAATCCGTGCAATCTGTTCCATCCTACAACACCCCTTTTGTCCTATTTATTATTCATATTATCGTAATAATACTCCATCTGTCTATATTCATCAGGTCGTTATACTTGTTACGACTCTGTACACCTTTTACAATAGAATGGAATAGGATAATACATAAAGGTGGCAACAACTATGCAACATACATTATATCAACATGGCACACTTGGTACTTTGATGGCAGGCGCATTAGAAGGAACTTGCTCCATCCATACATTGCTACAATATGGTGACCATGGTATCGCAACATTAACAGGCTCTGATGGAGAGGTCATATTTGTAGATGGAGAAGCATATCATGCAACAACAACTGATCATAACGTTCGTCATTTAACAGGTGATGAGCTCGTACCTTATGCTTCTATATCGAAGTTTGTATCGGATACAACGTTTGATGTTCAACATTTAAATCAAGAAACGCTTTATAAAGAAATTCGTAATCAAATGTTAAGCGAAAACTTATTTGCTGTCATTAAAATTAAAGGTGTTTTTGATATGATGCACATACGTGTCATGCCTAAACAAACACCTCCATATACACGACTCATCAAATCTGCACAAGCGCAACCCGAATATACACGCAATAATATCTCTGGAACAATTGTTGCTGTATACACACCTGAAGTTTTTCATGGTATAGGGTCCGCAGGTTTTCATGCACACTTTTTATCAGATGACCGTCAATTTATGGGTCACATCTTAAACTTCGATGTCACAAATGCAGCGGTAGAAATACAAAACTGTCCAATCTTTGAACAACACCTTTCTACAAAACCATCATTTCTCAACAAACAATTCGACTATCAAGATATTGCCGAGGATATTCGTCAAGCTGAATAAAATACGCACAGGATAGAAGAAAAAAGCGGTGACGAGATCTCTCAGAGCTATTTCGTCACCGCTCTCCATAAAGTCGATTTACATTTCCTAATAACACCTTTTAATATGTAATGACTTCCTTACTTTGGAGCTTCTTCCGTATAAAATTCAAAAATATTTTTGGCATTTTCTGTGTTATCTATATTTCCTTCGAAGACTTCTGATCGTGGTCCAAAAGCATACGTGTTAACATCTTCTCCTGTATGCCCATACGTCGTCCATCCTGTGTGAGAAGCTTCATTGATGGGGTGCTGAACTGCATCTTGCAATACTTGAAATTGTGCCTCATATTTGTCTTTATCTTTTTTCTCATCTAACTTTGCAAGTTGATTCGCTTCTTTTTTGATCACTTTATAATCTTTTTTATCTACTTCAAAACCATATCCTGCTTGAATTGTTTTCGAAATGTTTTGACCTTCTGCAATTTGCTCTGTCATCCATTTACCTGAATGTTTCATATTTCGTACAACTTCAGCATCCCATAAATAGTCCTTGCCTTTAGCAATGGTCATCCCACCTGTTGAATGGTCTGCCGTTGCAATAACAAGTGTATCTGGATGCACTTTCGCATAGTGCATTGCTTCATCAAATGCTTTTTCAAAACTTTTCATTTCGGACATCACACCTGTTATATCATTAGCGTGTCCTTGCTTATCGATTGATGCACCTTCTACCATTAAAAAGAAGCCTTGATCATTTTTAGATAGACGCTCTAATGCTGCTTGCTGCATATCGACTAATTGAGGGTCGTCCTGTGGTGCATCGATTTGTAAAGGCATATGCGCCTCTGAAAATAACCCTAATACTTTAGATTTTTCTGATTGTGCTAATACCGCTTTCGTCGTTACAACATCATAGCCATCTTTTTCAAATTTTTTATCAAGGTTTCCATTCTCTTTGCCAAAATATTTTGCCCCTCCGCCAAGAATTACATCCACCTTATGCTTACTATCGATACGATCTTCATAAAACTGCGTGGCAATCTCATCTTTCTTATCACGGCTATCTACATGTGCAGCATACGCTGCTGGTGTTGCATCTGTTACTTCTGCCGTTGTGACTAGACCTGTTGACTTACCTAACTTTTTAGCACGCTCTAAAACTGTTTCAACCGTTTGCTTGTGAGAATCCACACCTATTGCACCATTGTATGTTTTATGACCTGAACTAAAAGCCGTTGCTGCCGCGGCTGAATCCGTCACATTATCTTTAGAGTCTGCTGAAATGGTACGTTGGCTCCCGACTAAATATTCATCAAATGCTGTTGGTTCCATATCTTTTGTATCTGGATTATCTGCAAAATAACGATATGCCGCATTATATGAAGGGCCCATACCATCACCCACTAAAAAAATAATGTTTTTAGGTTTTTCAGTATTGCCATATGCTGTCACACTCGTATCTTGTTGTTGGTGTGCCTGTCCCTCACTTGTTTGGCTATTTGCATATGATGTATAGGGTGTCACTCCAAAAAATGATGATGTTACAAGTACACTGGCTAATGCGAGTTTGTTCCATTGCTTTTTGATTTTCATCTGTTACGAACTCCTCTACTCAATATGACTTTCATCATCAGTGTACCGAAGAATTATAAAGCTTATTTAATGCGAATATTAAGATTGTGTAAAGGTCTACATCAAAAAATTTACGTTCTTTCTGTTCCACATGAAACAATAAAAAGACAAGAGCAGAACAGAAAGCGCATTTTTATAAAAGCTTTCATCGTCCTGCTCACAGCAAGTATAGTTATAAATGAAAAGTTTATGAGAACATTTTCCCCTTTCAGACCTCTATTGTTATTCATAGATATTGATGCACTTACTTAGGATCATCCCCTATGGCTTCTTCTATTTCTAATGATTGCGTTACATTCAAAAACTGTTTTCTAAATATAATCGTTAAAATTAATATCATCAGTGAACCTAAAGCTGCTGTTAAGAAAACTGGCATAAAAGCAGTATGTGCCGTAGACTCTAACCCTTGTTTTACAGATTGATTCAATAATGTTGATTCCTGTTCTGACAGATACTGCCAAACATCATATGTACTTCCATTTAAACTTTCCAACTTATGCTGCAACTTCATTGACAGATCATTAAATGCATATCCATTTATATTCAGCATATTTGTTACCTGATCTACTGTCTTGCTGAAGCCCAGTTGAATAAACGTTGCAAAAAGTGTCGGTGCAATGGTAATACCCATTTGCCGTGAAACAGATAATGTTGCA contains these protein-coding regions:
- a CDS encoding MOSC domain-containing protein produces the protein MEQIARIDTLYIGGVRQIGDEAATHPLQQPWTTAAFKQATDQSVWLAKDGLHGDNVADTRFHGGTEKALFAYCADHYTAFSHKYHQNIPVGSNGENIAVRHMNETSVCIGDIYQIGEAVVQVSQPRRPCWKPSRRLGILEFAEMLEETGHTGWYYRVLQEGYIQRGDELILQERPYPEWSIQRMNDVLNHSKDIKLMQALKDASFTPESWQNTLDKRIAGEEIDHTARLYGPNIEHIS
- the budA gene encoding acetolactate decarboxylase is translated as MQHTLYQHGTLGTLMAGALEGTCSIHTLLQYGDHGIATLTGSDGEVIFVDGEAYHATTTDHNVRHLTGDELVPYASISKFVSDTTFDVQHLNQETLYKEIRNQMLSENLFAVIKIKGVFDMMHIRVMPKQTPPYTRLIKSAQAQPEYTRNNISGTIVAVYTPEVFHGIGSAGFHAHFLSDDRQFMGHILNFDVTNAAVEIQNCPIFEQHLSTKPSFLNKQFDYQDIAEDIRQAE
- a CDS encoding alkaline phosphatase, whose product is MKIKKQWNKLALASVLVTSSFFGVTPYTSYANSQTSEGQAHQQQDTSVTAYGNTEKPKNIIFLVGDGMGPSYNAAYRYFADNPDTKDMEPTAFDEYLVGSQRTISADSKDNVTDSAAAATAFSSGHKTYNGAIGVDSHKQTVETVLERAKKLGKSTGLVTTAEVTDATPAAYAAHVDSRDKKDEIATQFYEDRIDSKHKVDVILGGGAKYFGKENGNLDKKFEKDGYDVVTTKAVLAQSEKSKVLGLFSEAHMPLQIDAPQDDPQLVDMQQAALERLSKNDQGFFLMVEGASIDKQGHANDITGVMSEMKSFEKAFDEAMHYAKVHPDTLVIATADHSTGGMTIAKGKDYLWDAEVVRNMKHSGKWMTEQIAEGQNISKTIQAGYGFEVDKKDYKVIKKEANQLAKLDEKKDKDKYEAQFQVLQDAVQHPINEASHTGWTTYGHTGEDVNTYAFGPRSEVFEGNIDNTENAKNIFEFYTEEAPK